The sequence below is a genomic window from Nicotiana tomentosiformis chromosome 6, ASM39032v3, whole genome shotgun sequence.
TTCTAAGCTGGATAAGTGATCAGCTACTTGATTCTCTATTCCTTTACGGTCtcggatctccaaatcaaattccTGCAAGAGTAAAACCCAACGGATTAGccttggtttagcatctttctttTCGAACAAATACTTGAAAATTGCATGGTCTGTGTAGATGATGACTTTGGTTTCAACCAAATAGGCCCGAAATTTATCGAACTCCCACACTACAGCAAACAACTCCTTTTTTGTCACAGTATAATTTATTTGAGTAGGAGTAACAGTCTTGCTTGCGTAGTAAATAGATTGAAAAAATTTTCTCCTCCTCTGGCGCAACATGACCCCAATTGCACCATCACTAGCGCCATACATTAACTCAAATGGCTCTTTCTAGTCAGGAGCCACTATGATTGGTGCACTCACTAACATCTTTTTCAAATCCTCGAATGCTTTCAGACAAGCATCGTCAAACTTGAAAGGCAGATCCTTCTCTAACAACCTGCACAAATGAGAAGAAATTTTTCagaaatcctttataaattgGCGATAAAAACCTACATGTCCTAGAAAACTCCTAACTCCTTTCACTGAAATCGGTGGTGGCAACTTTTCAATTGCTTCCACCTTAGCTTTGTCAACTTCCAATCCATctttggacaccttgtgccccaacaCTATACCTTCACATACCATAAAATAGAACTTTTCCCAATTCAGTACCAGAATAGTCTCCTCACACCTGGCTAGCACTTTAGCAAGATTGGTCAAGCATTCATAAAAAAAATGACCAAACatagaaaaatcatccataaaaaccTCCAAAAACCGTTCCACTACATCGGTACAAAATAGCCATCACACACCTTTAAAAAGAcgcaggtgcattacacaacccgaatggcattctcttaaatgcataagtgccataaggacatgtaaaaggtcttttcttgatcttccggggcaatagcaatctgattattCCCCGAATAGCCGCCAAGGAAACAATTGTATTCCTGTCCGGCTTACCTATCAAGCATTTGTTTAATGAGGGGGAGGGGGAAGTGATCTTTTCGTGTAGCATTATTCAACTTCCTATAATCTATACATATTCGACAACCAGTCACAGTCCTAGTTGGGATTAATTCATTTTGTTCATTCACTACAACAGTCATACCCCCTCTTTTAGGTGCACATTGAACATGGCTTACCCACTTACTATCGAAGATGGGAAATACTATACATGTGtcgagccacttaatcacttcttttcttgtcacctctttcatgattggatttaggcggcgttGATGTTCCACGCTAGGCTTGTGTCCCTCCTCCATGAGTATTTTGGGCATGCAGAATGTAGGGCTAATACCCTTTATGTCATACATTGTCCAACCAATGGCACGATTGTGCTCCCTCCGCACCCTTAAGatcttttcttcctgcaatttagacaaatgAGAAGAAACATTCACAAGTAAAGTGTTAGAACTACCCAGATATGCATAATAAAGATGAGATGGCaagggtttaagttccaattttGGAGCCTCCTCAACTGAGGGTCTAGGGGGAAGGCCGATTGGCCTATCCAAAGGCTCAAACTGTGATCTTTCTCTTATGTATTCACAAGATGCGCCCAAAATTTGAAACATCTCCACAACCTCTTGTTCCAGTTCTAAGTAATTGAACAACATCAATGTCTTTTCTAGTGCATCTTCTTTAAATACACTTGGCTCTACGGCTGGTTCATTTATCTTCACTACAGAAATCATGGCTAGGTCCTCGTAATGACGAAGCAACTGAATGGCTCGATATACATTGAAGACCGCTTCTTCATTGTCCACCCTCAGGATCATCTTACCTTCTCGGACTTTGATAATGGCATCTCCAGTGGTCAAAAGAGGTCGTCCCAAGATGATAGGAACTAACTCATC
It includes:
- the LOC104116921 gene encoding uncharacterized protein, with translation MLRNGRELVEVPKKKKEQSGLEKERVLKSIEVDERNKIESEQISDRVPHPFPQRLRKNNDDHMFHKFLDMLKQIHLSIPLVDMLREVLKYAKYIKDIVANKRRLTEFETGALTEKCTSRIQHKLPQNLKDPGSFTIPVRIGEIDVGRALCDLGESINLMTLSVFKQLGLGAPRPTTVLLQLADRSYVYIGRVIEDVLLQIRKFISPADFIILDYESDELVPIILGRPLLTTGDAIIKVREGKMILRVDNEEAVFNVYRAIQLLRHYEDLAMISVVKINEPAVEPSVFKEDALEKTLMLFNYLELEQEVVEMFQILGASCEYIRERSQFEPLDRPIGLPPRPSVEEAPKLELKPLPSHLYYAYLGSSNTLLVNVSSHLSKLQEEKILRVRREHNRAIGWTMYDIKGISPTFCMPKILMEEGHKPSVEHQRRLNPIMKEVTRKEVIKWLDTCIVFPIFDSKWVSHVQCAPKRGGMTVVVNEQNELIPTRTVTGCRICIDYRKLNNATRKDHFPLPLIKQMLDRCEETILVLNWEKFYFMVCEGIVLGHKVSKDGLEVDKAKVEAIEKLLEKDLPFKFDDACLKAFEDLKKMLVSAPIIVAPD